Proteins co-encoded in one Podarcis muralis chromosome 12, rPodMur119.hap1.1, whole genome shotgun sequence genomic window:
- the LZTFL1 gene encoding leucine zipper transcription factor-like protein 1 isoform X1: MAELGLNEQHQNEVINYMRFARSKRGQRLKTVDSCFQDLKESRLVEDTYTIDEVTDILDGLQTVVHSEVESELINTAYTNVLLLRQIFFQAEKWYLKLQTDISELENRDLLEQVAEFEKSEFTSSNKKPNPELVKPKLTPLHEGASELLNKEIARLQEENEKLKTRLKTIEGHATSALDEKSKLEKALRELQIAQGDQKFNPTQDISELENTMADLKCKLEKTLQDSTASQKSLEENLVTTKHDLLKVQDQLAMAEKELEKKFQQTTAYRNMKEILSKKNEQIKELRKKLSKYEPDD; encoded by the exons ATG GCAGAGCTGGGTCTGAATGAGCAACACCAGAATGAAGTTATCAACTACATGCGATTTGCACGCTCCAAGCGTGGCCAGCGTCTTAAGACAGTAGACTCTTGTTTTCAGGACCTGAAGGAAAGCAG GCTGGTGGAAGACACATATACTATTGATGAAGTGACAGATATACTGGATGGCTTGCAGACTGTGGTACACAGTGAAGTGGAATCAGAACTTATTAACACAGCCTATACCAATGTATTACTTCTGCGccagatttttttccaagcaGAGAAGTGGTATCTTAAACTGCAGACTGACATTTCTGAGCTGGAAAATAG AGACTTACTAGAGCAAGTTGCAGAGTTTGAAAAGTCAGAATTTACATCTTCAAATAAGAAG CCTAATCCAGAGTTGGTGAAGCCTAAACTTACTCCATTGCATGAAGGAGCATCAGAATTATTGAACAAG GAAATAGCAAGACtccaagaagaaaatgaaaaattgaAGACTAGATTAAAGACCATAGAAGGGCAT GCTACAAGTGCACTGGATGAAAAATCAAAGTTAGAGAAGGCTCTACGTGAGCTACAAATTGCCCAGGGAGATCAAAAG tttAACCCAACTCAGGATATTAGTGAGTTAGAAAATACTATGGCTGATCTGAAGTGCAAGCTTGAAAAGACTTTGCAAGACAGTACTGCAAGCCAAAAATCATTGGAAGAGAATTTGGTAACAACAAAGCATGACCTTCTTAAGGTTCAGGACCAGTTGGCTATGGCTGAAAAG GAATTGGAAAAGAAGTTCCAACAAACAACTGCCTACCGCAATATGAAAGAGATTCTCTCCAAGAAGAATGAACAGATAAAGGAATTACGAAAGAAGCTTTCAAA aTACGAACCAGATGATTAA
- the LZTFL1 gene encoding leucine zipper transcription factor-like protein 1 isoform X2 produces MAELGLNEQHQNEVINYMRFARSKRGQRLKTVDSCFQDLKESRDLLEQVAEFEKSEFTSSNKKPNPELVKPKLTPLHEGASELLNKEIARLQEENEKLKTRLKTIEGHATSALDEKSKLEKALRELQIAQGDQKFNPTQDISELENTMADLKCKLEKTLQDSTASQKSLEENLVTTKHDLLKVQDQLAMAEKELEKKFQQTTAYRNMKEILSKKNEQIKELRKKLSKYEPDD; encoded by the exons ATG GCAGAGCTGGGTCTGAATGAGCAACACCAGAATGAAGTTATCAACTACATGCGATTTGCACGCTCCAAGCGTGGCCAGCGTCTTAAGACAGTAGACTCTTGTTTTCAGGACCTGAAGGAAAGCAG AGACTTACTAGAGCAAGTTGCAGAGTTTGAAAAGTCAGAATTTACATCTTCAAATAAGAAG CCTAATCCAGAGTTGGTGAAGCCTAAACTTACTCCATTGCATGAAGGAGCATCAGAATTATTGAACAAG GAAATAGCAAGACtccaagaagaaaatgaaaaattgaAGACTAGATTAAAGACCATAGAAGGGCAT GCTACAAGTGCACTGGATGAAAAATCAAAGTTAGAGAAGGCTCTACGTGAGCTACAAATTGCCCAGGGAGATCAAAAG tttAACCCAACTCAGGATATTAGTGAGTTAGAAAATACTATGGCTGATCTGAAGTGCAAGCTTGAAAAGACTTTGCAAGACAGTACTGCAAGCCAAAAATCATTGGAAGAGAATTTGGTAACAACAAAGCATGACCTTCTTAAGGTTCAGGACCAGTTGGCTATGGCTGAAAAG GAATTGGAAAAGAAGTTCCAACAAACAACTGCCTACCGCAATATGAAAGAGATTCTCTCCAAGAAGAATGAACAGATAAAGGAATTACGAAAGAAGCTTTCAAA aTACGAACCAGATGATTAA